One Deltaproteobacteria bacterium DNA segment encodes these proteins:
- a CDS encoding cyclic nucleotide-binding domain-containing protein, protein MEHRMVLSGSLDFISLGEILQLLNSNASTGLLRLRNKYATDPGVFYFLGGNPINAEAAGKKGLEAAYALFGWLEGEFDFTAQEPATETLIQTGVMEIVLDGLRMLDDGQVETLGPKLECKTDASAPCDEYGDIPVVKRPVSNYGYVVNEEEIPDNQMIVKEGGFGNWISVILEGYADVVRETAKGPLRIVRLGPGALVGNISSLLSQSSVRTASLMAVGNTVLGVLDLPRIHSEFAVLSYELRHLCISLDTRLRETTDRVVDAFLGKDDSSSFLKDMKVMFAEGANEEGLFRINSGSAVVARKTEKGVRPLVRLGKGDFLGEFPLAKIGHEVRHATVYASPDCQVAGMDVLSLTHEYELVSPMIKQIIDHVAMSISITTSLACDIAKLGRQVTSR, encoded by the coding sequence ATGGAACATCGAATGGTTCTTTCAGGCAGCCTGGACTTCATCAGCCTCGGCGAGATTCTTCAGCTTTTGAACTCCAACGCCTCAACGGGGCTTTTGCGCCTTAGAAACAAGTATGCAACTGATCCGGGAGTTTTTTATTTCCTTGGGGGAAACCCCATAAACGCGGAAGCCGCCGGAAAAAAGGGGCTGGAAGCGGCCTACGCCCTTTTCGGCTGGCTTGAGGGCGAATTTGATTTCACCGCCCAGGAGCCGGCCACCGAGACCCTCATCCAGACCGGAGTGATGGAGATAGTCTTAGACGGCCTTCGTATGCTGGATGACGGCCAGGTGGAAACGCTTGGCCCGAAGCTGGAGTGCAAGACCGACGCATCCGCCCCCTGTGACGAATACGGCGATATCCCGGTTGTAAAGCGCCCGGTTTCCAATTACGGCTACGTGGTGAACGAGGAGGAGATTCCCGACAACCAGATGATAGTGAAGGAAGGCGGATTCGGAAACTGGATTTCCGTTATCCTGGAGGGCTACGCCGACGTCGTGAGGGAAACCGCCAAAGGCCCCCTGCGCATAGTGAGGCTGGGGCCGGGAGCCCTGGTGGGCAACATTTCCTCGCTTCTTAGCCAGTCCAGCGTCCGCACGGCCTCCCTCATGGCGGTTGGCAACACCGTGCTGGGAGTGCTCGACCTTCCGAGAATTCACTCCGAGTTCGCGGTCCTGTCATACGAGCTCCGGCACCTTTGCATCAGTCTGGACACAAGGCTTCGGGAAACCACCGACAGAGTGGTTGACGCCTTTCTCGGCAAGGACGACAGCTCCTCCTTTCTTAAGGACATGAAGGTGATGTTCGCCGAAGGCGCAAACGAGGAAGGGCTTTTCAGGATAAACAGCGGAAGCGCCGTGGTGGCCAGAAAGACGGAAAAGGGCGTAAGGCCTCTTGTGCGTCTTGGGAAGGGCGATTTCCTCGGAGAGTTCCCCCTTGCGAAAATCGGCCACGAGGTGCGCCATGCCACGGTTTACGCCTCGCCCGACTGCCAGGTGGCGGGAATGGACGTTTTGTCTCTCACCCATGAATACGAGCTGGTGTCTCCCATGATAAAGCAGATCATCGATCACGTGGCCATGAGCATCTCCATAACCACGTCTTTGGCCTGTGATATAGCCAAGCTGGGCAGGCAGGTCACCTCACGGTGA
- a CDS encoding NAD(P)H-dependent oxidoreductase — MKAQKSAVFLIGSPRGLKSTSASLAGYLAARLARHGMESEALLVNRCMESDKGMDALLKAVDRSDLIVLTAPVYADSIPGPAVKALESIARRRAAVRAIMPKRFCALVASGLPDASECDTALAVCRIFARQCNLVWAGGLATGAGELLSGKPLTVNRILARNAIRALNLAAKSLAAGDAVPYRAALLMARPVLPPALYVWLAHVGFFRAARRHDATFHVNDRPYLL; from the coding sequence ATGAAGGCCCAAAAATCGGCGGTTTTCCTCATCGGCTCCCCTCGCGGCCTGAAAAGCACGTCCGCAAGCCTTGCCGGTTATCTCGCAGCCCGGCTCGCCCGCCACGGCATGGAATCGGAGGCCCTTCTGGTCAACCGGTGCATGGAAAGCGACAAGGGCATGGACGCCCTGTTGAAGGCGGTTGACCGGAGCGATCTCATAGTCCTGACAGCTCCTGTTTACGCCGACTCCATACCCGGCCCGGCGGTGAAGGCCCTGGAAAGCATCGCAAGGCGCAGGGCCGCAGTGAGGGCCATAATGCCCAAGAGGTTTTGCGCCCTGGTGGCAAGCGGCCTTCCGGATGCCTCCGAGTGCGACACCGCCCTTGCCGTGTGCCGCATTTTCGCCCGCCAGTGCAACCTGGTGTGGGCGGGCGGACTTGCAACGGGAGCGGGAGAGCTTCTTTCGGGAAAGCCGCTAACAGTCAACAGGATACTTGCCAGAAACGCCATACGGGCCTTGAATCTTGCGGCAAAATCTCTCGCAGCCGGTGACGCCGTGCCCTACCGCGCCGCCTTGCTCATGGCCCGGCCCGTGCTGCCGCCTGCTCTTTACGTCTGGCTCGCCCATGTCGGCTTTTTCCGCGCCGCCCGCAGGCACGACGCAACATTTCACGTTAACGACCGGCCCTATTTGTTATAA